The Acidobacteriota bacterium genome contains a region encoding:
- a CDS encoding carboxymuconolactone decarboxylase family protein, giving the protein MSATIVARSNWIQTSVDRTGLAPVRSGPWLGAIHRSRAHANSSTGFCIPRLAVSVSTVGAAKSTGSKEVRMSELNTREQSLVALGAAIASNCVPCVEYHVPGARKAGLSDVEIGEAIKIADKVRRVPARVVVETARARIDTSTEASAETAGSGCGCSASKPTVEIGGVS; this is encoded by the coding sequence ATGTCCGCGACGATCGTCGCACGATCGAATTGGATACAGACATCAGTTGACCGCACTGGTCTGGCACCCGTCCGGTCGGGTCCTTGGTTGGGCGCCATTCACCGAAGCCGTGCTCACGCCAATTCAAGCACCGGGTTTTGTATCCCTCGGCTCGCCGTTTCCGTCTCTACAGTAGGAGCCGCGAAATCGACAGGCTCGAAGGAGGTTCGAATGAGTGAATTGAATACCCGTGAACAGAGTTTGGTGGCGTTGGGCGCCGCGATCGCGAGCAACTGCGTGCCGTGCGTCGAGTACCACGTCCCAGGGGCGAGAAAGGCCGGGCTCAGCGACGTCGAGATCGGAGAGGCCATCAAGATCGCAGACAAGGTGCGGCGGGTTCCGGCGCGTGTTGTCGTCGAGACCGCCCGGGCGAGGATCGACACATCTACGGAAGCATCGGCGGAGACCGCCGGCTCCGGGTGCGGCTGCTCTGCGTCGAAACCGACCGTTGAAATCGGTGGAGTCAGCTGA